A DNA window from Enoplosus armatus isolate fEnoArm2 chromosome 9, fEnoArm2.hap1, whole genome shotgun sequence contains the following coding sequences:
- the atp2c1 gene encoding calcium-transporting ATPase type 2C member 1, giving the protein MDLVWRPRSTAPSWELTETGESVNMNEPLSERQPSSEDETMVPVLAPRKASELPVNEVACILQAELQLGLTQEEVSRRRAYHGWNEFDISEEEPLWKKYILQFKDPLILLLLASAVISVLMHQFDDAISITVAIIIVVTVAFVQEYRSEKSLEELGKLVPPECHCIRDGNLEHLLARELVPGDTVCLSVGERVPADLRLFESTDLSVDESSLTGETTPCSKSTSHQPASNGDISSRSNIAFMGTLVRCGKAKGIVIGTGENSEFGEVFKMMQAEEAPKTPLQKSMDLLGKQLSLYSFGIIGVIMLVGWLQGKRIMDMFTIGVSLAVAAIPEGLPIVVTVTLALGVMRMVKKRAIVKKLPIVETLGCCNVICSDKTGTLTKNEMTVTQLFTSDGLHAEVTGVGYNGAGEVLLDGEVIHGFSCPSISKIVEVGCVCNDSVIRNHALLGRPTEGALIALAMKMGLESLQQEYVRLEEHPFSSEKKWMAVRCVHRTLKDKPGVYFMKGAYEQVIRHCSSYNSRGSTLSLNHQQRELYQQQISYMGSAGLRVLAFASGSEMGNLTFLGLVGIIDPPRAGVKEAVGTLINSGVAIKMITGDSQETAVSIASRLGLYSKGCQCLSGEEVDHLDLQQLSNIVPRIAVFYRASPRHKLKIVKSLQNIGAVVAMTGDGVNDAVALKAADIGVAMGQTGTDVCKEAADMILVDDDFQTIMSAIEEGKGIYNNIKNFVRFQLSTSIAALTLISLATLMNFPNPLNAMQILWINIIMDGPPAQSLGVEPVDRDVIRKPPRNVRDSIITRSLLVKVLLSALIIVCGTLFVFWRELQDNVITPRDTTMTFTCFVFFDMFNALSSRSQTRMVHEMGLCSNRTFCYAVLASIMGQLLVIYFPPLQSVFQTESLSIFDLLFLVTLTSSVCVVSEAVKMVERWRGAERSPPADCFHEV; this is encoded by the exons ATGGATTTGGTTTGGAGGCCGCGCTCCACAGCTCCGTCGTGGGAACTGACTGAGACAGGAGAGTCCGTTAACATGAACGAGCCG CTTTCCGAGAGACAACCCTCCAGTGAAGATGAGACCATGGTCCCGGTACTAGCCCCCAGAAAAGCCAGCGAACTTCCCGTCAACGAAGTAGCGTGCATCCTGCAG GCCGAGCTGCAGTTGGGTCTGACCCAGGAGGAGGTGAGCCGGAGGAGAGCCTACCACGGCTGGAACGAGTTCGACATCAGTGAAGAGGAGCCGCTATGGAAGAAATACATCTTACAG tTCAAAGATCCTCTCATCCTGTTGCTGTTGGCGTCGGCCGTCATCAGCGTTCTCATGCACCAGTTTGATGACGCCATCAGCATCACTGTG GCCATCATCATCGTCGTGACAGTCGCCTTCGTCCAG GAGTACCGCTCAGAGAAGTCTCTAGAAGAGCTCGGGAAGCTGGTGCCTCCAGAATGTCACTG TATCAGGGACGGGAACCTGGAGCACCTGCTGGCCAGAGAGCTGGTTCCTGGAGACACCGTCTGTCTGTCGGTGGGGGAGAGAGTCCCAGCAGACCTCCGCCTCTTCGAG TCGACCGACTTGTCTGTAGATGAGTCCAGTCTGACGGGGGAGACCACCCCCTGCTCCAAGTCCACCTCCCACCAGCCAGCATCCAACGGAGACATCTCCTCCCGCAGCAACATCGCCTTCATGGGGACACTGGTGCGCTGCGGCAAAGCCAAG GGCATCGTCATAGGAACCGGAGAGAACTCAGAGTTTGGGGAGGTGTTCAAGATGATGCAAGCAGAAGAG GCTCCTAAAACGCCGTTACAGAAGAGCATGGACCTGCTGGGGAAGCAGCTCTCGCTCTACTCCTTCGGCATCATCg GGGTCATCATGCTGGTGGGCTGGCTGCAGGGGAAGAGGATTATGGACATGTTCACCATCGGTGTCAG TCTGGCCGTAGCTGCCATCCCAGAGGGTTTACCCATCGTGGTGACGGTAACGCTGGCGCTCGGCGTGATGCGCATGGTGAAGAAAAGAGCCATCGTCAAGAAGCTTCCCATCGTAGAAACTCTGG GCTGCTGTAATGTGATCTGTTCGGACAAGACGGGAACTCTGACCAAGAACGAGATGACCGTCACTCAGCTGTTCACGTCAGATGGACTCCACGCTGAG GTGACAGGCGTCGGCTACAACGGAGCAGGAGAGGTTTTACTGGACGGAGAGGTCATCCACGGCTTCTCCTGCCCGTCAATCAGCAAGATCGTGGAG gtTGGCTGTGTGTGTAACGACTCCGTCATCAGGAATCACGCCCTGCTGGGACGGCCGACGGAGGGAGCGCTCATCGCCCTCGCCATGaag ATGGGTCTGGAGAGCCTCCAGCAGGAGTACGTCCGTCTGGAGGAGCATCCCTTCAGCTCTGAGAAGAAGTGGATGGCAGTCCGCTGTGTTCACCGCACCCTGAAG GATAAGCCTGGAGTTTACTTCATGAAGGGGGCTTATGAGCAGGTGATCCGACACTGCAGCTCCTACAACAGCAGAGGAAGCACACTGTCACTCAaccaccagcagagggagctctACCAGCAGCAGATCAGCTACATGGGGAGCGCTGGTCTGAGAG TTTTGGCGTTTGCGTCGGGCTCTGAGATGGGGAACCTGACCTTCCTGGGTCTGGTGGGCATCATCGACCCCCCTCGGGCAGGCGTCAAAGAAGCCGTGGGCACGCTGATCAACTCCGGAGTCGCCATCAAGATGATCACTGGAGACTCGCAGGAGACCGCCGTGTCCATAG CCAGTCGTCTGGGTCTCTACTCGAAAggctgtcagtgtttgtctggAGAAGAGGTGGATCACCTGGACCTGCAGCAGCTTTCAAACATCGTCCCCAga ATCGCCGTGTTTTATCGAGCCAGTCCCAGACACAAGCTGAAGATCGTCAAG TCCCTGCAGAACATCGGCGCCGTGGTGGCCATGACGGGCGACGGGGTGAACGACGCCGTGGCTCTGAAGGCCGCCGACATCGGCGTGGCGATGGGCCAGACAGGCACCGACGTCTGCAAGGAGGCGGCCGACATGATCCTGGTGGACGACGACTTCCAGACCATCAT GTCGGCCATCgaggaaggaaaaggaatctacaacaacattaaaaactttGTCCGCTTCCAGCTGAGCAC GAGTATCGCAGCTCTGACGCTCATCTCCTTGGCAACGCTGATGAACTTCCCCAACCCTCTGAACGCCATGCAGATCCTGTGGATCAACATCATCATGGATGGACCTCCTGCTCAGAG TTTGGGGGTGGAGCCTGTGGACCGGGACGTGATCAGAAAGCCTCCCCGCAACGTGAGAGACAGCATCATCACTCGCAGTCTGCTCGTCAAAGTCCTGCTGTCGGCGCTCATCATCGTCTGCGGGACGCTCTTTGTCTTCTGGAGAGAG ttGCAGGACAACGTGATCACTCCTCGAGACACCACCATGACCTTCACCTGCTTTGTCTTCTTTGACATGTTCAACGCTCTGAGCTCTCGCTCACAG ACTCGTATGGTCCATGAGATGGGTCTCTGCAGTAACAGGACGTTCTGTTACGCCGTCCTGGCCTCCATCATGGGTCAGCTCCTCGTCATCTACTTCCCCCCTCTACAGAGCGTCTTCCAGACTGAGAGCCTCAGCATCTTCG ACCTGCTGTTCCTGGTCACCCTCACCTCCTCGGTGTGCGTCGTGTCTGAGGCCGTCAAGAtggtggagaggtggaggggagcTGAGAGGAGCCCACCCGCCGACTGCTTCCACGAggtatga